One part of the Sphingopyxis sp. PAMC25046 genome encodes these proteins:
- a CDS encoding SulP family inorganic anion transporter, giving the protein MRRPKLLDTATDYSWPLFRADALAGVSVALVALPLCIAIAIASGSTPFVGLVTAIVGGFVISATSGSRVQIGGPTGAFIVVVYGVIQDHGMDGLIVATIMAGILLIVAGFFRAGRLIALVPEPVIDGFTIGIAVIIAASQFQDALGLSAGKVPAAMLPKLEALWAARATLSFAALGITAATVAAILLLRRWRPRWPVLVIAVGAASFAVLLFHLPVDTVGSRFGALPTGFPAPHWPDVTPERIVALLPSAITIAFLAGVESLLSAIVADRMFDGRHRPSAELLAQGYANVVTPLFGGLPVTGAIARTATNVRAGGRTPVAGMVHAAVILIVVLAAGGLAGALALPALAAVLLVTAYNMAEPEKWREHAALPRDELILLLITLLLTVFADLTIAIGTGVALGFILRWRKGRGAGRWTPREH; this is encoded by the coding sequence ATGCGCCGGCCCAAATTGCTCGATACGGCAACCGATTATAGCTGGCCGCTCTTTCGCGCCGATGCGCTGGCCGGGGTCAGCGTTGCGCTTGTTGCCTTGCCGCTCTGCATCGCGATTGCCATCGCATCGGGCAGCACGCCGTTTGTGGGACTGGTTACCGCGATCGTCGGTGGCTTCGTCATTTCAGCAACCAGCGGCAGCCGGGTGCAGATCGGCGGGCCGACCGGCGCGTTCATCGTCGTCGTCTATGGCGTAATTCAGGATCATGGCATGGACGGGCTGATCGTCGCGACGATTATGGCGGGCATCCTGCTGATCGTCGCCGGCTTCTTCCGCGCCGGCCGGCTGATCGCGCTGGTCCCCGAACCGGTGATCGACGGCTTCACTATCGGCATCGCAGTGATCATCGCCGCCAGCCAGTTTCAGGACGCGCTCGGCCTGTCGGCGGGAAAGGTTCCCGCCGCCATGCTTCCGAAACTGGAGGCGCTGTGGGCGGCGCGCGCCACGCTCAGCTTTGCGGCGCTGGGGATAACCGCGGCGACGGTCGCCGCCATCCTGCTGCTGCGTCGCTGGCGTCCGCGCTGGCCGGTGCTGGTGATTGCCGTCGGCGCGGCTTCGTTCGCGGTTCTCCTGTTCCACCTGCCGGTCGATACGGTCGGTTCGCGTTTTGGTGCGTTGCCGACCGGATTTCCTGCTCCCCACTGGCCCGATGTGACGCCGGAGCGGATCGTCGCCTTGCTTCCGTCCGCGATCACGATCGCCTTTCTGGCGGGCGTCGAATCGCTGTTGTCGGCGATCGTCGCCGACCGCATGTTCGACGGCCGCCACCGCCCCAGCGCCGAGCTGCTCGCGCAGGGCTATGCCAATGTCGTGACGCCGCTGTTCGGCGGACTGCCGGTCACCGGCGCGATCGCGCGCACAGCGACCAACGTCCGCGCGGGCGGGCGCACGCCGGTCGCGGGCATGGTCCATGCGGCGGTAATCCTGATCGTCGTGCTCGCTGCCGGAGGACTCGCGGGTGCGCTCGCGCTGCCCGCGCTGGCAGCGGTGCTGCTGGTGACCGCCTATAATATGGCGGAACCCGAAAAATGGCGCGAGCATGCGGCGCTGCCGCGGGACGAGCTCATCCTGTTGCTCATTACCTTGCTGCTGACGGTATTCGCCGACCTGACGATCGCGATCGGTACTGGCGTGGCGCTCGGTTTCATCCTGCGCTGGCGG